The sequence below is a genomic window from Trichosurus vulpecula isolate mTriVul1 chromosome 5, mTriVul1.pri, whole genome shotgun sequence.
tggccttgtccaaggtcacagagctgagaCTAACTCCCTTTTCAGCACTAACTACTGTGGAGGAGTGTCTGCTTTCCTAGATCCTTCCTGGAGAGTGGCTCCTCCCCAACTGGAAGCTCTGGGTCCCCTCAGCTCCCAGCCAACCCTAACCTTACTCTATTTTGTCTCTTCAGGTAGTTTGTCTTAAAGATTTGGGCCTCAAACCTGGAGATGGTATAAAAATAGAAGGAGACATACTGCCTAATGCCAAGATGTAAGTGAGAGATTACAAAATTTAACCCTGGGTGAGACCCAAATCCTTTATACACCAGCTTGCACTTGACCCTTGATTAGAAGCACAAAGCTGGTTTTGCCTCAGCCCCAGATGGCAAGGCCAGGATATagcatcaaggaaaacttcctaacaagagCTTTCCAGTACCTGGAATGGACAGTTTGGataggtagtgagctccctgtctctGGAGGTAGCGAAATGTGTACCACTATCACTTGTTAAACAGGGTGGTGCTAGAAGTAGAATGCAGAAGAGAAGCCATGGTACTTCAGGGCAGGGTTGGATGAGAGTCCCTTTGGGGGTCTTCTCCTCTGGCCCTCTCACAGTGGGAGTTTCCAAATCCCTGGGACCCATGGCAATGATGGAAATTTGTTCTCGGTTCCCAGGTTTAGATGTGACCTGGGCATGGATGAAGAAAACATTGCCATGCACTTCAACCCACGCTTCCACTATATTGCTTTTCACAACATCATCATCTGCAATTCTAAGTCAGATGGCGTTTGGGGAGTAGAACAAAGGGACACCAACCTCCCCTTTGCACAAGATATGTCGGTGGAGGTAAGGGCAGAGAATCAGACCATAAAATATGTGAGCTGGGAAGGACACATGGGATGCTCTCAACCACCCATTGCATTTGACAGAAGAGTCCTAGAAGCAAACTCTgttggggaaaagatgaaaagCTAGGTTTGCAGCATGTCTCCTAACTTCAGTGGCAGGAAGCCCACCATGTCCTTGAGCTGGAGTGTGGGTTGGGTCGGAAGGGTGGGAGTTGTTGAGGGCTGTGGTCTCTTAATAGAAGACTCTGATGTATCCCAGGGCACCTAATAGGATCCAAGAATTAGAGCTCCAAAGAACCTCAAGAGCCAGCTAGTAtgaccttttattttacagaataggaaacagagactcagaatGAATAAaagctttgcccaaggtcacacagtgtcttgTACTATGTGtctagaggtggaatttgaacccaggtcttcctgtctccaagcccagGGTTCTGGGTTCAgttccttctgtcttctctccatCCAGATTTCCATAACCTTTGAAGGGCAGCAGTTCAGAGTGAGGATGCAGAATGACCATGAGATCACTTTCCCCAATCGCCTTGACTTGAATCAGATACACTACCTGGCAGTTACTGGGGACTTCAGTGTTAGAAAGGTGGACTTCAAAAGTGACTTCGCATCAAGCCAGCTTCAGATCGTTTTTGACTCTTGAGTCTCTTCTAATAAAAGTGCTGATGATGAGAACAGCCGACATTTTCTGTGTTCTCTGGTCTGGGAGACAGGGCTGATTTTGGAGTTGGGAAAGgtgactgagtgaccctggacaagtctctccACCTCACTGGTCCTTTGGTGACTCTCTAGGACAGGGGTTCTCCTGCGGTCTGTGGGTAATTTTCAGATGGGAAAAAGTGCCATCTTTATTCTCACTAACTCCTGGTTTTCCTGCATTTTTAATATATAACTTTATTCTACTTGATACCATACTAATTGCCTGTTAATTGGATAGGAGAagggcaggaaggaggaagagaatttgcaacccagaatttttaaaaatgatgttaaaatttaaaaaaaataaaacattcaaaaatgaaaaaaaaatagcaccccacctccaccatcaccttattctgagaaaggggtccATGGTTTTGCCCAGACTGTCAGGAGCTCAAACCATAACACAAATATTATGAACATTTAGAAGTCCTGATCCTCCCTTGATTAGCAATGGGGAAGGGATTATCTACAGTAGGAAGTGCAGGGGAACCTCTGTACATCAGTGAAAGGAGGTGACCAGAGCACAGACTGTGGGCAAGCCCACCTGCTGGAAAGATGCTGAACACAAACCAGGGAAGCACTGTGCCCCTCTAAGGACCAGCCTAAGGAAGCTCAGAGAGTTCTGGAGGCCAGATGGGAGGAGAATGGAAAGACAGTCACTGGCTCTGGAGGCAGAGGTCTTAGGTTCAAGTTTGACCTCTGATCCTCATTGTCTcaatgaccttggagaagttcCTTGCCCTCAGTTCCCTTTGGAGTAAAATGCTGAGCTTAGCCCCACAAGGCTCTTCCAGTTCTCCACACCTCGGCTCCTATAAGCCCAAGTCATTCCCCAGGCctcagtctccctctctctgacaTGAGGAAATTGGACCACAcagcctctgaggtgccttctggGAGCCCTtggtccctcctctcctcctctgaagTATAATAAATTCCAGTATTTCTCCCTACCAGACAGGGAAGAAAGCAACAATCAGCTCTCAAACATTTGGGAAACATAACTGGTTCTGCCTCAGCTCCCAATTCAAAGGTTTTATATGACCACAGAATGAGCTCACAGGCAATGGACAAAGGATCCTGTAGGTCCTCTGAAATAGAGGCCAGGGCCTCTACAGTGCACTCTCAGAGATGGGCTTACCACTCCTGGgtctggccctggccctggccctagggctggctggctggctggctgggaGAGTCCCACTTACCACATCCACTCTCCCAAGAGCAGAAGTGGGGTAAGCAGTCTAAAAACATTTGGGGATCAGTCACTCCAGGTCAGGCCCAGTGTCAGAGAGAGCAATGAGATGGAGTCCCCAGGCCTGGGTGGAAAGAGCTTCCAGGTGCCTGGAGGTCCAAAGATGAAAGCCAGGATCCAGGGCAGCCTGTGCAGGGAATGGGCTATGTGGCTGAGGATAGGCCTTAGTACCTTTCTTAGCTTGGTTTCTTGGGTCAGATGATGGCCTTAGGTCATGAGTTGCACGCAGTGCACATGGACTGAAGAGAGCCCAGCcctggaagagagacagagagggtttGGAGGTGCTAAGTGGACAGTACGGCAGACTTGACAGCAGGGCTGAACACTGAGGATGTCTGACAAGATGCAGGGCAGCCAAGAAGACGGGCTGTCATCTTACTCCCATTTCTTACCCCCTGGTTTCTTTAATACTGTTCTCATCAGCTGACTGCTTCCCCATTGCCCATATTCTGGTCCGATTTGGATGTTTCCCACCTTCAACACTGACACATCAGAGAGAAAgcgagaaggagagggagagacagactgagagagagacagacagacagacagagagagagagagagagagagaagagacagagacagagagaaacagagacagagagacagacagagagagagacagagagagagagagcaagggagggaaggagaggtggagggagggagagaaagggagagacagagaaaaaagagagacagagagagacaagacagagagagatgggggggagagaggagagagagagagagagagagagagagaggttctcTTCTGTTCTGGGATCAGGACCTGCCTCTCAGCTCCCCAAGAGACCCAgttgtctcttctccctttagGTTGGGTTAGATGTCCTCTTTCCTCAtgacctccttcttccctctactGGGTGCTATTTCCCTGAAGGCagcatccccttcccctccccactctgatCAGTCTCCACTTACCCCTTCTCTCAGCTCTTACTCTGTCAATGCTccttaatttctcttctttctcctcactctctctcttctagACTGAGGAGCTATGACTCTGGGGGAAAGGGgtaactcagtttccttctttgtaaaaattATGTTAGATTATATGGTTCCTGAAGCCCCTACAGCCAGTAAATCAAAGACCCTAAGAGGATCTTTCTTAGTACACTCTGTACCATTAATTCCCAACTCCCTTCTTCCACTTCATTCAGGGGCTTCCCCTCTCCATACACACACGGTGTCTAACGGGTTGATTCCGGGCCCCTGCATCTAGCTGAGCCAATCAATTTGGTTCAAAGTTCTGGAGAATCAAGTGTGGGTCATTGTGCCCTGTTTCCTAAAGGACCAATCAGCAGCTGGAATCTAATGAAGTTCCACATTCTAGTGGGTCAATGGGAGGGCATGTCCCGAATGTCTGTTAGAAGTGACTCttcctgtatcagattgcatgccatcttggggaggatggaggggagtgaggcagagaaaattgaaaacttatggaagtgaatgttgaaaactaaaaataaactaattaaaaaaagaagttgctCTTGCCCAGATTTTAAGTGGAAAGAGGACCCTGATTCCCAAGGGCTGTGATGGACATGGTGAGGTCCTTAGCCTCTTTCTGGGGGGCTGTTGATGTGCTtgtgtggtactggaaaaatcagttattgctaagaagacccctgagaaaaccccagtttgcataataaagaatggactcagaccttttggcatttagcaaatgtccctggggctccatgactccaccaaggaatgtcaatagataagattatcccacttaactaTAGTCTgtcagaatctttgatctgtcaggacctttgttcctgtcccccccacccacccaccaccctgtgacctggcccgAATTTgaaaatttcaagaaataatttaGCAttgtaccctgtattttctataaatGCTATTTCTTCACCCCAACTCAAGGTCATTCTGATTTGGGTGGAACTCCGTCCGAAtggtcgccggctaataaattctccatttaaaacttatactctgtggcgtgtctcactcgctcttggtataacacTTGTCCCCCTGTCCCAGGACTGGTTTATTTACTACTTTGTTTACTAAGGTGTTAGAATGCCCCAGGAGGGGTCACCATGATGCCTCTTACATATACTCACATCCCTTTTCCCCACTCCCAGGTACTTGGAACTGAATAAACAAATATGTTTTCATTTCTGTCCATGGGGTAAAGTACCCTTGGGGATGGAGGCTTTCCTCAGAGCTGTCTTGCCCATTCTCAGTTGGCCAGGGTCTGGACTAGATCCACTCCATGATCCACAAATGCTAGAAAACcctggagagggagagatatcAGAAAAGATATGAGAGGGAGCTACCTAGAACCCTAAGGGAAGGTGGGGCTGTGGGCAGGGACGTCAGACTCAGGTCTGAACACACTGAGTCCTGAAGGTAGATAAAGCCTTAGAAGGGCTCCTGCCCTAGATAGGCTGGCAGACCCAGGACAGGTCACCCAATGCCTTCTTCAGAAACAGTATCTGGTCATTTGTTGGAGGGAAAGGATGGCTAGAACCAGCCAAAGATCTTCGACTAGGGAGGGGCATTAAGCAGAGGAGGGTGGGTGACTTCCCAGACCCCTGTGGCTACCCTGTCTCACCTGTGAGGAAGGAGAAGGTACGAGAGACCTGGGTTAGAAACCTGGCACTGCCCttcagctgagtgaccctgggtgtCACCTGCCCAAAATAaacctcagcttccttttctgtagaatggggatcaTGTTCCAGGAAAAGGGACAGAAATGCCACATTCAAGTCTCTGGACTCTCAATGGTACCTCTTCCCTTGCTTGGTTGTGGTCTTTctttcctgaagaggaccaaaatgacatcactatattgagGTCAAGGTGCGGTGTGTCCACCTGTGGCTTCACAGACCAATACAAGTTGGGAAGGCTCTCCCACAGGTCACAGACAAACAGTCCATATGGCCAACTCTTATTTCTAGAGAGAGTTAatgcttgcaaagtgctttcctccatACAACACTATATGTTCTCATTTTTAAAGCATCAGTTGGATAATTTGAAAAGACAGCAGAATTAATTTAACAAGTCAGACACTCATGACATTTTTTTATCATTCTTATATCAGGGACAACATTTTGgtaaagaaagaaacagcaagtgttatataaaaact
It includes:
- the LOC118851371 gene encoding galectin-1-like, encoding MAGECGGGKVVCLKDLGLKPGDGIKIEGDILPNAKMFRCDLGMDEENIAMHFNPRFHYIAFHNIIICNSKSDGVWGVEQRDTNLPFAQDMSVEISITFEGQQFRVRMQNDHEITFPNRLDLNQIHYLAVTGDFSVRKVDFKSDFASSQLQIVFDS